A single Plasmodium knowlesi strain H genome assembly, chromosome: 13 DNA region contains:
- a CDS encoding enoyl-CoA hydratase, putative, with the protein MATGRLLLPWLQVDYSFHGYRPITPSMATGRLLLPWLQVDYSFHGYRSITSSMAKGRLLLPFLSSSTAVCPMAMLSRRRSFSKFLMIKTTNGVFREGAPKFGSLPRRYKSTTTNEPEDSPIQEESNHHFNHHRYVDFYRDESMSIGIVRFRNTINGKKNIFGDFLDELRNVIEHVTNIISNEETNAFYIKEFPQKDNYMVKNLRNRIPYVDNRLKVLILTWDNAKTQGQTTTISSTPDYNSFLKNDEQLNIELSNSFRYLCNTIQHLPLITISTINGQCYNSGMDLLLSTDFKLSSEQSTFGFNKTHLGLFPYGGSTQKLFRTIPMSYAKHLLLTGDTISAKDALRINLIDICMNENEDHFINTSCVHFDTKFTKTQKIEILKKSVLTFFADIFSNELFAHKTNDSSFVFSLFFAFQFFFIPTNSLQSIKMSIMEGMSLSEPNLYLDHDRAVFERNVNAPQRGEILAYLKRTINNPTPTPT; encoded by the coding sequence atgGCTACAGGTCGATTACTCCTTCCATGGCTACAGGTCGATTACTCCTTCCATGGCTACAGGCCGATTACTCCTTCCATGGCTACAGGTCGATTACTCCTTCCATGGCTACAGGTCGATTACTCCTTCCATGGCTACAGGTCGATTACTTCTTCCATGGCTAAAGGTCGAttacttcttccatttctttcctcctccaccGCTGTGTGCCCGATGGCAATGCTCTCGCGGAGGAGATCCTTTTCAAAGTTCCTGATGATCAAGACGACGAATGGCGTCTTTAGGGAAGGCGCCCCCAAGTTTGGCTCCTTGCCCAGGCGGTACAAAAGTACTACTACGAACGAACCGGAAGACTCACCTATACAGGAGGAGAGCAACCACCACTTCAATCACCACAGGTATGTGGATTTTTATCGTGATGAATCAATGAGCATTGGCATTGTACGTTTCAGAAATACTAtcaatggaaagaaaaatatttttggagATTTTCTGGACGAGTTAAGGAATGTAATAGAACATGTCACAAATATCATCTCAAATGAGGAGACGAATGCCTTTTACATAAAAGAATTTCCACAGAAGGATAACTACATGGTGAAGAATTTGCGCAACAGGATTCCTTACGTGGACAACCGATTGAAGGTTCTTATACTTACTTGGGATAATGCAAAAACTCAGGGTCAGACTACCACCATTTCCAGTACGCCCGACTataattccttccttaaaaatgaTGAGCAACTGAACATAGAACTTTCCAATTCATTCCGCTACCTGTGCAACACTATCCAACATTTGCCCCTCATCACGATAAGCACAATTAACGGCCAGTGCTACAACAGTGGAATGGACCTACTACTGTCTACGGATTTCAAATTATCAAGTGAACAGAGTACCTTTGGTTTTAACAAAACACATTTAGGGTTATTTCCCTACGGAGGAAGCACACAGAAGTTGTTCCGAACCATTCCAATGAGTTACGCAAAGCATCTCCTCCTTACAGGAGACACGATAAGCGCTAAGGATGCACTGAGGATTAACCTAATAGATATTTGTATGAATGAGAATGAAGACCATTTTATTAATACTTCATGTGTTCATTTTGACACGAAGTTTACAAAAACACAGAAGATcgagattttaaaaaaaagtgttttaACATTCTTTGCAGATATTTTCTCAAACGAATTATTTGCTCACAAGACGAATGATAGCTCTTttgtcttttctcttttctttgccttccagttttttttcattccgaCCAATTCTCTACAGAGTATTAAAATGAGTATCATGGAGGGCATGTCTCTCAGCGAGCCAAACTTGTACTTGGATCACGACAGGGCTGTTTTCGAGCGCAACGTCAACGCGCCTCAGAGGGGCGAAATTCTCGCTTACTTGAAGCGCACAATCAACAACCCGACCCCTACACCCACGTAG
- a CDS encoding ribosomal protein L7A, putative, whose amino-acid sequence MAKDKKQPKKPSKKTPAPCPLSNKKTVKKDIKKERKKGIRSNPLIFEKKKKSNIIGVGVRAKRDLSKYVKWPRYIRIQRKKKILLERLKVPPSINQFNHTLSKSQTQDLINFLKAYKPESKAEKKKRLLSKAKDALNKVASKDKKPMMIKYGINHITKLVERKKANLVVIANDVSPIELVLFLPTLCRLKDIPYCIVKDKATLGRLVHKKTATAICVQNVSKEDQEKLDYFAKICKENFNDNVDIRRKWGGQKMSAKSMMLKKLKDKAKKIEEAKKKEISAKL is encoded by the exons ATG GCGAAAGATAAAAAGCAACCCAAGAAACCCTCGAAGAAAACGCCAGCGCCCTGCCCGCTGAGCAACAAAAAAACCGTGAAGAAGgatataaagaaggaaaggaaaaagggaattcgAAGCAACCCACTCATCTtcgagaaaaagaagaagagtaaCATAATCGGTGTGGGTGTTCGTGCCAAGAGGGACTTATCCAAGTATGTCAAATGGCCCAGGTACATTCGCAtccagaggaaaaagaaaattctgcTCGAAAGGCTGAAGGTCCCCCCCTCCATTAACCAGTTTAACCACACGTTGTCGAAGAGCCAG ACACAAGATCTGATAAACTTCCTCAAGGCGTACAAGCCAGAGTCGAaggcagaaaagaaaaagagactTCTGAGCAAAGCCAAGGATGCATTGAACAAGGTGGCTTCTAAAGACAAAAAGCCAATGATGATAAAGTACGGAATTAACCACATTACAAAGTTGGTGGAGAGAAAGAAGGCTAACCTTGTTGTAATTGCCAACGATGTCTCTCCAATCGAATTGGTACTTTTCTTACCTACCTTATGTCGACTGAAAGATATTCCCTACTGCATTGTGAAAGATAAAGCCACCTTGGGAAGACTGGTTCATAAGAAGACTGCCACAGCCATTTGCGTACAGAATGTTTCAAAAGAGGACCAAGAGAAATTGGATTactttgcaaaaatatgcaaagaGAATTTCAATGACAATGTAGACATTAGAAGAAAATGGGGAGGCCAGAAAATGAGCGCCAAGTCCATGATGCTGAAGAAGCTCAAGGATAAGGCGAAGAAAATTGAGGAGgccaagaagaaggaaatctCCGCCAAGTTGTAA